The following are from one region of the Paenibacillus sp. KS-LC4 genome:
- a CDS encoding YafY family protein, producing the protein MKIDRLLSIVVLLLGRTRWNATELAERFEVSIKTIYRDMDTLSLAGIPIVSHHGAAGGYEIMEQYTLNRQLASAKEWKALLAAVKGIAAALDDQTYHELLAKVNALLPQAAYEEQARQGEELVFDLQSWGSGLDLKPKLALLQQAITESKVACLRYASSAGTESEREVEPAALIMKGSVWYVQAYCRRKQGFRMFRLTRILSLSLRLERFEPRQSPQLEGLVWRSDWGAEQETPMLLHFQPQVKHRVYDAFPSLFITELADGSLQVAGAFSLDEWFYGLLLSFCQHVKVLAPAHAAEEVKRRARLIFESY; encoded by the coding sequence ATGAAAATAGATCGTTTGCTCAGCATCGTCGTCCTGCTGCTCGGCAGGACGCGTTGGAATGCGACCGAGCTTGCTGAGCGTTTTGAAGTATCTATCAAAACCATTTACCGCGATATGGATACGCTGAGTCTAGCCGGCATTCCTATAGTCTCGCATCATGGCGCAGCCGGCGGTTACGAAATTATGGAGCAATACACGTTAAATCGGCAGCTTGCAAGCGCGAAGGAATGGAAGGCGCTGCTTGCCGCAGTGAAGGGAATCGCCGCAGCACTAGATGATCAAACCTATCATGAGCTGCTCGCCAAAGTGAATGCGCTGCTGCCTCAAGCTGCGTATGAGGAGCAAGCGAGGCAAGGAGAGGAGCTTGTGTTTGATTTGCAATCATGGGGTTCGGGACTGGATTTGAAGCCCAAGCTGGCGTTGCTCCAACAAGCGATTACAGAAAGCAAGGTGGCTTGTCTGCGTTATGCCAGCTCGGCGGGGACTGAAAGCGAGCGGGAGGTAGAGCCGGCAGCGCTCATCATGAAAGGCTCCGTCTGGTATGTGCAGGCGTATTGCCGGAGGAAACAGGGCTTCCGCATGTTTCGTTTGACGCGCATACTCAGCCTGTCGCTAAGGCTGGAGCGCTTCGAGCCGCGGCAGTCGCCGCAATTGGAAGGGCTGGTCTGGCGCAGCGACTGGGGAGCAGAACAGGAGACGCCGATGCTTCTGCACTTTCAGCCTCAGGTGAAGCATCGGGTATATGATGCTTTTCCAAGCCTGTTTATTACCGAGCTAGCGGATGGGAGCTTGCAGGTAGCGGGCGCTTTTTCACTCGATGAGTGGTTTTACGGCTTGCTGCTAAGCTTCTGCCAGCATGTTAAGGTGCTGGCTCCCGCACATGCTGCTGAAGAAGTGAAGCGCAGAGCGCGGCTTATTTTTGAAAGCTATTAA
- a CDS encoding effector binding domain-containing protein has protein sequence MLKSKLEQQGSLKLAGIGVRTSNQEEAGPSGRIPALWTQYFQLAGTYSNEAQAQDDFIYGVYLDYETDASGAYTAFIGHTYNLDLPMTTGASAAASLQQIVVPSSKYRVFETRRGPMPQVVIEAWQEIWAYYETAAEQRAYTGDFERYDKNDYQDGEASVRIYIAIKD, from the coding sequence ATGTTGAAATCCAAATTGGAGCAGCAAGGGAGCTTGAAACTGGCGGGCATTGGCGTTCGGACATCAAATCAGGAGGAAGCGGGGCCGAGTGGGCGGATTCCTGCGCTCTGGACACAGTATTTTCAGCTGGCGGGCACGTACTCCAATGAGGCTCAAGCGCAAGACGATTTTATATATGGGGTATATTTGGACTATGAAACGGATGCGAGCGGCGCTTATACAGCTTTCATCGGACACACCTATAATTTAGACCTGCCCATGACAACAGGGGCATCTGCTGCCGCAAGCCTACAGCAAATTGTTGTGCCGAGCTCTAAGTACCGGGTTTTTGAGACGAGGAGAGGGCCTATGCCGCAGGTTGTCATCGAGGCTTGGCAGGAAATTTGGGCCTATTATGAGACAGCTGCCGAGCAGCGGGCGTATACGGGTGATTTTGAGCGCTATGATAAAAATGATTATCAGGACGGGGAAGCTTCCGTTCGTATTTATATCGCCATTAAAGACTGA
- a CDS encoding carbohydrate ABC transporter permease, producing the protein MEQRVHPVSKALKYALIIVLAAIFLLPVLFITFTALKSSNDLLTRPFYMFPAKLQWHNFAQAWEQGRMSMYMKNTAFIALIKVPLGILIEALAAFALTRMAFKGSNWVFTLFLIGMMVPIQATLVPLNMILNKLGLVNTYPGIIFIYLGFGIPFGILILRGFFRTIPKEIDEAALIDGCGVMGKFFKIIIPLSMPAIATLFIFDFMATWNEFLLAQIFITQDSMRTITTGLLAFRGQYSANYPLMNAGVLLSVVPVLIVYVAFQKYFVSGLAGSVKG; encoded by the coding sequence ATGGAACAGCGCGTTCATCCCGTCAGTAAGGCACTGAAATATGCATTAATCATTGTATTAGCAGCTATTTTTCTGCTGCCGGTTTTGTTTATTACCTTTACAGCGCTGAAGTCGAGCAACGACCTGCTGACACGCCCTTTCTATATGTTCCCCGCGAAGCTGCAATGGCATAATTTCGCGCAGGCTTGGGAGCAAGGACGCATGAGCATGTATATGAAAAATACAGCGTTTATCGCCCTAATAAAGGTTCCTCTTGGCATTCTGATTGAAGCGCTGGCCGCCTTCGCTCTGACGCGAATGGCATTTAAGGGAAGCAACTGGGTCTTCACCTTGTTTCTCATCGGCATGATGGTTCCGATACAGGCTACGCTCGTTCCGCTCAATATGATTCTTAACAAGCTCGGACTTGTTAACACGTATCCTGGCATTATTTTTATTTATTTGGGCTTTGGCATCCCGTTCGGCATTTTGATTTTGCGCGGATTTTTCCGCACCATTCCCAAGGAGATTGACGAGGCTGCGCTGATTGACGGCTGCGGAGTCATGGGGAAATTTTTCAAAATTATTATTCCATTATCAATGCCCGCTATTGCCACGCTGTTTATCTTTGACTTTATGGCGACATGGAATGAATTTCTGCTGGCCCAGATTTTCATTACACAGGATTCAATGCGTACCATCACGACAGGACTGCTGGCGTTCCGAGGGCAATATTCGGCCAATTACCCGCTGATGAACGCGGGAGTGCTCCTTTCGGTTGTGCCCGTGCTCATCGTCTATGTCGCATTTCAGAAATACTTCGTATCCGGCCTCGCTGGCTCCGTGAAGGGCTAG
- a CDS encoding 3-ketoacyl-ACP reductase, with product MTLSGKTAIITGAGKGIGLAIAHALAKEGVSLGLISRTASDLETLADTLKASYSIQVSLAAADVSVNQEVQAAVALITEQLGPIDILINNAGIAKFGTVLDMDPEEWRSMMDVNLFGTYNVTRAVLPDMIARNSGEIINVASTAGERGFATGSAYCASKFAVLGFTESLLQEVRKHNIRVTALTPSTVNTELATKAGLKIGDEDRMMQPEDVAALALAAISLPPRVFIKTAGIWTTNPQ from the coding sequence ATGACACTAAGCGGAAAAACAGCGATTATTACCGGCGCGGGCAAAGGCATCGGACTTGCGATTGCCCATGCACTCGCGAAGGAGGGCGTAAGCCTTGGACTTATTTCCCGAACAGCATCCGATTTGGAGACGCTCGCCGATACGCTGAAAGCCAGCTATTCGATACAGGTCAGCCTTGCGGCTGCAGATGTATCGGTTAATCAAGAGGTTCAGGCAGCTGTTGCCTTGATTACCGAGCAGCTTGGTCCCATTGATATTTTAATCAATAATGCAGGCATTGCCAAATTCGGCACCGTGCTGGATATGGACCCAGAAGAGTGGAGGAGCATGATGGATGTCAATTTATTCGGCACCTACAATGTGACTCGCGCTGTACTGCCAGATATGATTGCCAGAAATAGCGGCGAAATTATTAATGTGGCCTCTACAGCGGGCGAGCGCGGCTTCGCAACGGGCTCGGCCTACTGTGCTTCCAAGTTCGCAGTTCTGGGCTTCACCGAATCGCTGTTGCAGGAGGTGCGCAAGCACAATATTCGCGTCACAGCTCTGACGCCAAGCACGGTCAATACCGAGCTTGCTACGAAAGCCGGGCTCAAAATCGGTGATGAGGACCGCATGATGCAGCCTGAGGATGTTGCGGCTTTAGCGCTTGCCGCTATATCGCTGCCGCCACGCGTCTTTATTAAGACGGCGGGTATTTGGACGACGAATCCGCAATAA
- a CDS encoding glycoside hydrolase family 3 N-terminal domain-containing protein yields MKGVWHGHVKMGEASTLLIFTVEEWDGVYRLAVHSVPGIYSFEAGGLKAEGSKGNELKATGHLAMLGANMTVHLLFGETSLTGTVSLPFGGPFPLEGRQGHPSFRNEALLARAAEVQGGAVVERTDAEIAEQVELLLERMSVEEKIGQMSQVGASNFSFGGDVESEPVEALIAKGKIGSILGAFDMSQVLELQKIAVEQSPLRIPLLFNADVIHGYQTIFPVPLAWACSWDMEAIRKACAIAAKEAAASGITYNHAPMVDVTRDARWGRVVEGAGEDPYLGAAIAKAQVEGFQGESLLDQDTMIACLKHFIAYGAAEAGRDYNTVDISERTLRDVFLPPFRAGIEAGAGSVMNAFNLYDGIPIAGNTRILRDLLREELGFEGMLISDYAAIDELVVHGAAENGNEAAAQALQATMDIEMVTRLYEEHLPALLAEGRVSEEQLDAAVRRILTYKFKIGIMDDPFRYVRPEEAYEHYLSAEHLEASRDVARKSIVLLKNNGVLPLAYGSKLAVIGPFAASRDLLGPWQFSNYASETATLLQGLAAKGFTPEQLLYAEGCGVHEPLAGGIERAVEQARKADIVLLALGESSDMSGEAASRMDVTLPEAQLELAKAIAQTGKPVVLILTNGRPLVLEWFDSHVAAIVESWFLGSQAGHALADVLLGDYNPSGKLTMSFPYKTGQVPVYYNHYRTGRPLTESNRGQKFISKYIDGPNEPLYPFGYGLSYTTFEYAELALSRLELRAGDTLEVCVTVTNTGSRAGEEIVQLYVQDVHGSVVRPVKELKGFQKLWLEAGESRKASFTLSEEHLKFTTAAMRHEVEVGQFNVYVGGSSRKTLTAGFEWLT; encoded by the coding sequence ATGAAGGGTGTATGGCATGGGCATGTGAAAATGGGGGAAGCCTCCACGCTGTTGATTTTTACGGTAGAGGAATGGGATGGCGTTTACCGACTTGCTGTGCATTCGGTACCTGGCATATACAGCTTTGAGGCAGGCGGCCTGAAAGCAGAGGGAAGCAAGGGCAATGAGCTTAAGGCGACCGGGCATCTGGCGATGCTTGGAGCGAATATGACGGTTCATCTTTTATTTGGAGAAACATCACTTACAGGTACGGTGAGCTTGCCGTTTGGCGGCCCCTTTCCGCTCGAAGGGAGGCAGGGACATCCGTCCTTTCGCAATGAAGCCCTATTAGCAAGAGCCGCCGAGGTGCAGGGCGGGGCAGTCGTAGAGCGAACGGATGCGGAAATCGCCGAGCAGGTAGAGCTGCTGCTGGAGCGCATGAGCGTAGAGGAGAAAATCGGCCAGATGAGCCAGGTTGGCGCGTCCAACTTTTCGTTTGGCGGCGATGTGGAGAGCGAGCCGGTTGAGGCGCTGATCGCAAAAGGGAAAATTGGCTCCATATTAGGCGCATTCGATATGAGTCAGGTGCTGGAGCTGCAAAAAATAGCAGTTGAGCAATCGCCGCTCCGTATTCCGCTGCTGTTTAATGCCGATGTGATTCACGGTTATCAGACGATTTTTCCGGTGCCGCTCGCTTGGGCGTGCAGTTGGGACATGGAGGCGATTCGCAAAGCCTGCGCAATCGCGGCCAAGGAGGCGGCCGCTTCCGGCATCACATACAATCATGCGCCAATGGTCGATGTTACGCGCGATGCCAGATGGGGCAGGGTAGTCGAGGGAGCGGGCGAGGACCCTTATCTTGGCGCAGCCATTGCCAAAGCGCAGGTAGAGGGCTTTCAGGGCGAAAGCCTGCTGGATCAGGATACAATGATAGCCTGCTTGAAGCATTTTATTGCGTATGGAGCGGCCGAGGCTGGCCGCGATTATAATACGGTCGATATTTCCGAGCGTACGCTGCGCGATGTGTTTTTACCGCCCTTCCGTGCGGGCATTGAGGCGGGAGCGGGATCGGTCATGAATGCTTTTAATTTATATGATGGCATTCCGATTGCTGGAAATACCCGCATATTGCGCGATCTGCTGCGTGAGGAGCTTGGGTTTGAGGGTATGCTCATCTCTGATTATGCGGCCATAGATGAACTGGTCGTCCATGGAGCTGCCGAGAACGGCAATGAGGCTGCGGCGCAAGCGCTGCAAGCAACGATGGATATTGAAATGGTGACGCGGCTGTATGAGGAGCATCTTCCCGCGCTATTAGCTGAAGGGAGAGTGTCTGAAGAACAGCTGGATGCAGCGGTGCGCCGAATTTTGACCTATAAATTTAAAATCGGCATTATGGATGACCCTTTCCGTTATGTGAGGCCGGAAGAAGCATACGAGCATTATTTATCAGCGGAGCATTTGGAGGCTAGCCGTGACGTAGCCCGCAAATCCATTGTGCTGCTGAAAAATAACGGCGTGCTGCCGCTTGCATATGGCTCCAAGCTGGCGGTAATCGGGCCGTTCGCGGCCAGCCGGGATTTGCTCGGGCCGTGGCAGTTTTCCAATTACGCGAGTGAAACGGCGACGCTGCTGCAAGGCTTGGCAGCGAAGGGCTTCACACCGGAGCAGCTGCTGTATGCTGAAGGCTGCGGCGTGCATGAGCCGTTGGCCGGAGGCATTGAGCGTGCTGTGGAGCAGGCGCGCAAAGCGGATATCGTGCTGCTAGCGCTAGGCGAGAGCAGCGATATGTCTGGCGAGGCGGCATCGCGTATGGATGTGACGCTGCCGGAAGCTCAATTGGAGCTGGCTAAGGCTATTGCACAGACGGGCAAGCCGGTCGTGCTTATTCTGACCAATGGACGGCCATTGGTGCTGGAATGGTTTGATAGCCACGTGGCTGCGATAGTAGAAAGCTGGTTCCTTGGCTCGCAAGCGGGACACGCTTTAGCGGATGTTCTTCTAGGCGATTACAATCCATCGGGCAAGCTGACGATGAGCTTCCCATACAAGACGGGCCAAGTGCCCGTGTATTACAATCATTATCGAACCGGCCGTCCGCTTACGGAGAGCAATCGCGGCCAGAAGTTTATTTCCAAATATATCGACGGCCCGAATGAGCCCTTGTACCCATTTGGCTACGGCCTCAGCTATACGACATTTGAATATGCAGAGCTGGCGCTTAGCCGCTTGGAGCTGCGAGCGGGCGACACGCTGGAGGTCTGCGTCACGGTGACGAATACAGGCAGCAGAGCAGGAGAAGAAATCGTGCAGCTGTACGTTCAGGACGTTCACGGCAGTGTCGTGCGTCCGGTGAAGGAGCTGAAAGGTTTCCAGAAGCTGTGGCTGGAAGCAGGGGAAAGCAGGAAAGCAAGCTTCACCCTTTCGGAGGAGCATTTGAAATTTACAACAGCTGCTATGCGCCATGAGGTGGAGGTCGGACAGTTTAACGTATATGTAGGCGGAAGCTCAAGAAAGACGCTGACAGCGGGGTTCGAATGGCTCACATAG